The genome window ACAAAGTGTTCCAAAGAGTGATGAGTGTTGTTTTTACATGTTTACAAAACAAGCTCTCTTTCATTGTATATTAATGTACCAAAATCAATACATTATAAGGTATATGGGGCAATCTATGTAAGGTCATCTTCGTCCAGTGGTTCTTGCTCGTCGGAAGCATGGGTCTTCAGTGCACTCACATCACCTGTGGGCAGTTTCCTGGCGAGCCTGATGACCTGCACCCATTTCAGTTTATGATATGGCATGGTCAAACAGGgcagaataaaaaaaatccaagatATTTATATTTCAGTCCAATATTTTAGGGTTAATCAAGCAACAGGGTCAACTTGTCTCCTGAGTTTTTCAATATGTTATGTCATGCCAAATTCATGAGACAAAGCCAGATAATAATTTCAGTATCTTAAGATTTAATCTATTTAAGCATTCAATAATCAGAAAAGCAAAATCATGCCCAAGATCCATTGTATATAAAAGACAGATTTAACTGATAACATGCCTATATCTTTTAATCATACCTAGGTTAatacaaattcaaataaacaaaggaggcaaacaaaatatataataccATGTGATCAAGATTATTAACCGTGCTTGACTGAGAAAGccgtttaatttcttcaaCGTCACCTTCTGTGTAAGCAGAAAAAAGTTTACTTGCAAAACGGCATTGATCACTTCTCGAAAAGGTGTCAACCCTATACagaaccaaaagcaaaaggcCAATATTACGTGAGTTACAAACAGAGTTGCAGTAGCCCCATCCAAATTTGGAAAATCAGAAGAATTCAATAGTTTTACTTACTGGGAGCAATCATTGTAGCATTTTTCTGCTTGTTTGATGTCATGAACATAGAGGTAAACAATTATTGCACTAAGATATGCCTGTATCAACAATGGTTGTAAAATTACTTCTCTTAAACATGAAACATAAAGTGATTAAAAAGAGTGAGTAATGCACAAAAGCAAGATGGACACCAAAAGATGTTTCCAAATGCAGATGCTAGTTAAGAACTTAAGATTAGTTGCACACAAACAAAAGCACAGATTCATTACAAGAgtaatcaaacaaacaaagttTTACATGTACTTGCACACTAAAATGAAAGAGTGTGACAAAATTACTTTTCACAGTGGAATAGTCTGGACTTGGGGAATATGTAAAAGGGCCACAAGGATGAGAGTTTCTGTAAAACAAGGATACAAGATGAATAATTATAAGTTTTCATGAGAGGAGAAATGCTAATTACTACAGATGCAACCAAAACTAGGCCTCCTTATCTAATGCAGCCACAGGGAAATGAAAGGGGAAGGGATAGAAAATACATATTACTAGTTGTAAGTTCTTTGTTTGAAGATGCTCTTGctcaaaaagagaaaaaaatatcgaGTGAATTTTCATGCTTAGTACCTCATGTAGCACGGGCACTTCAACAAGGAAACCATTTCAATGTTGTCTTCATATCAAATACCAATACCTCTACACTAGTCCAGGATAATATATCTCATTAAATACATCCAACAAGAAATCCTTTCACACCTTGCATTGGCTATTGGTAGCATTGCACTTATCAGCTGCTAAGCCCCATCTCAACAGAAAAGCAGCAGCATCTGTGTACCTGTAAGAACCGCTCAAAGGGTATCATTAAACATATAGCGAAAAGCCACTCAAAGGCACACAATTTAGTATTTACTGGGGAAAAGAAATGACTATTTTCAAACCGCAAATCACTACTCTTTTCTAATAGATTTTAAACCTCAACCCACAGTCTTCCAAAACATTAGCCTCAATTAAGCCATAAGGAATAACAGTTAATTGCCTGATTATAAATGCTGCCAGAAAACAGCTACAACTGGATTCTACACAATCAGATCTGTTTGCCTAAATAATGTATTTCATCCTCTCAATCCACTAAAATGATAATAATCATAATTTGCATCATCCTCCCAATAACTAAAATGATAAATTGCCATAATTTAAATAACATATGGAATGCATTTTGGGATCTTACTTCTCAAGTTTTATATAAACACTAGTGGCAGCACGATATAGATCAAAGGCCATTTGATCCTTGTCATCATCTTCAAGAAGAACACAAGCATCAGTGTAAAGTTGAATAGCTTCATCAGGAACAGAATCTTCCAGAGCTCTGTAATAAGGTTATCATTTCAAAAGGTTAGCATTTCAAATATTCTCTAAAGCTGTAATCCCACCTCAAGCATATACAGACTAAAAGAGcaactaaaaaaaacaacacatggaaagaggaaaagaaaagaagagaaacagTTTCATTTCACACTGGAAACTCTAACCGATCAAAATTTTTACTAGCAAAGAAAAGTTCAGATAACGTCCTCTACATGTGTGTGTagtttcataaaataaaattgtaaactCCTTTATGAGAAAAATAAGACAACAAAGCTAATTGCAGGTAAATTATGGTTAACAGTTTAATAATTAGCAACTTCATTCCATTTGCCCAACTCCATGCATGTGGATGACCAATTCAATTAATTGCAGGTAAATTAATACTTTTGAATATTTCATAACATTTGAAGATTAAAAACCATCGTTTAGATTGAGCCGTTGAAAATAA of Prunus dulcis chromosome 4, ALMONDv2, whole genome shotgun sequence contains these proteins:
- the LOC117624368 gene encoding gamma-soluble NSF attachment protein is translated as MAGSDPNKLMAKADKLTRLSLTRWSADWKSATLLYEQAANGFRIAKDYEKAKEALEKASKGQELISSPWDAAKHMESAAALAKELGKWNEVADFYRRASELYVVCGRSQPASDALAKGARALEDSVPDEAIQLYTDACVLLEDDDKDQMAFDLYRAATSVYIKLEKYTDAAAFLLRWGLAADKCNATNSQCKAYLSAIIVYLYVHDIKQAEKCYNDCSQVDTFSRSDQCRFASKLFSAYTEGDVEEIKRLSQSSTVNNLDHMVIRLARKLPTGDVSALKTHASDEQEPLDEDDLT